One segment of Rhodanobacteraceae bacterium DNA contains the following:
- a CDS encoding CIA30 family protein, producing the protein MNRLHWLALASAALLAWLLWQAVPQASRPAAGPARPAPESLLIRGARVFDGERTWPRADVLVQGGQIAAIAESLAVPAGADVIDAAGQTLLPGLIDAHVHSWGEARRQMLRFGVTSALDMFSSPDTLQAQRAERAALAPTDRADLWSAGAMLTAKGGHGTQFGLPLDTLDDPADAVRMVDARVDAGSDYIKFVLDSGRAYRLPRALPTLDGARIDALMAAAHARGVMAVAHVADTEAVRQVLAAGADGLVHVWSDEVAEPALVQDLAQRKVFVIPTFSVMAGLSGDGRSRELAQAPEFAASLDAGQRASLQQEFPALWRNPAHLVHARETVRRLHAAGVDILAGTDAGNPGTAHGASLHGELEFLTEAGLTPEQALRAATSLPARRFGIGDRGRIAAGLRADLLLVDGDPTRDIRTTRRIVRVWKNGAPIDRNAPAAKAPGGRFASIHSDFDDPQHLLAASHGVDWQATTDQMTGGASQVRLETAGGASGSRGALALRGTIAPGAPYPWSGAMLFMTDPPMSPVQAPAGLTLRFQARGDGRRYNVLLFSGAQAGGVPVGRSFTSTADWQAHTFALADFSGADLDQLRAIAITASAPDGNFEVLIDEVSLQ; encoded by the coding sequence ATGAACCGATTGCACTGGCTGGCGCTGGCCAGCGCCGCCCTGCTCGCCTGGCTACTCTGGCAGGCCGTTCCGCAAGCCTCGCGACCAGCCGCCGGGCCGGCCCGGCCGGCGCCCGAGAGCCTGCTGATCCGCGGCGCGCGCGTCTTCGATGGCGAGCGCACCTGGCCGCGCGCCGATGTGCTGGTGCAGGGCGGGCAGATCGCGGCGATCGCCGAGTCGCTGGCGGTGCCCGCCGGTGCCGACGTCATCGATGCCGCGGGGCAGACCCTGCTGCCGGGACTGATCGATGCGCATGTGCACAGCTGGGGCGAGGCGCGCCGCCAGATGCTGCGCTTCGGCGTGACCAGCGCGCTCGACATGTTCTCCTCGCCGGACACGCTGCAGGCGCAACGCGCCGAGCGCGCGGCGCTGGCGCCGACCGACCGCGCGGACTTGTGGTCCGCCGGCGCGATGCTGACCGCGAAGGGCGGCCATGGCACCCAGTTCGGACTGCCGCTGGACACGCTCGACGATCCTGCGGACGCAGTGCGGATGGTCGATGCACGGGTGGATGCCGGTTCCGACTACATCAAGTTCGTGCTCGACAGCGGCCGCGCCTACCGCCTGCCGCGCGCGCTGCCGACCCTGGATGGGGCGCGCATCGATGCGCTGATGGCGGCCGCGCATGCGCGCGGGGTGATGGCAGTGGCGCATGTGGCCGACACCGAGGCGGTGCGCCAGGTGCTCGCCGCAGGCGCCGATGGCCTGGTGCACGTCTGGAGCGACGAGGTCGCCGAGCCCGCCCTGGTGCAGGACCTGGCGCAGCGCAAGGTGTTCGTGATCCCGACCTTCTCGGTGATGGCGGGCCTGTCCGGCGACGGCCGCTCGCGCGAACTGGCGCAGGCGCCGGAGTTCGCTGCCAGCCTGGACGCCGGACAGCGCGCCTCGCTGCAGCAGGAATTCCCGGCACTCTGGCGCAATCCGGCGCACCTCGTGCATGCCCGGGAAACCGTGCGCCGGCTGCACGCGGCCGGAGTGGACATCCTGGCCGGCACCGACGCTGGCAACCCCGGCACCGCGCACGGCGCCAGCCTGCACGGCGAGCTCGAGTTCCTGACCGAGGCCGGGCTGACTCCCGAGCAGGCGCTGCGCGCGGCCACCTCGTTGCCGGCGCGCCGCTTCGGCATCGGCGACCGCGGTCGCATCGCGGCAGGCCTGCGCGCCGACTTGCTGCTGGTGGATGGCGACCCGACCCGCGACATCCGCACCACCCGCCGCATCGTGCGGGTGTGGAAGAACGGCGCGCCGATCGACCGCAATGCGCCGGCCGCAAAGGCGCCGGGCGGCCGCTTCGCGAGCATCCACAGCGATTTCGACGACCCGCAGCACCTGCTCGCCGCCAGCCACGGCGTGGATTGGCAGGCGACCACCGACCAGATGACCGGCGGCGCCTCGCAAGTCCGCCTGGAGACGGCCGGCGGCGCCTCGGGCAGTCGCGGCGCGCTCGCACTGCGCGGTACGATCGCTCCCGGTGCGCCCTACCCATGGTCCGGAGCCATGCTGTTCATGACCGATCCCCCGATGTCGCCGGTACAGGCGCCCGCAGGCCTCACCTTGCGCTTCCAGGCGCGCGGCGATGGCCGCCGCTACAACGTGCTGCTGTTCTCCGGCGCGCAAGCCGGCGGCGTACCGGTGGGGCGCAGCTTCACGAGCACCGCGGACTGGCAGGCGCATACGTTCGCGCTCGCGGACTTCTCCGGCGCGGACCTCGATCAGCTGCGTGCCATCGCGATCACCGCCAGCGCGCCGGATGGCAACTTCGAAGTGCTGATCGACGAGGTTTCGCTGCAGTGA
- a CDS encoding sensor histidine kinase, with amino-acid sequence MTHRAQDDAPATGQRAIELDLFQRPGIGLFYLFFVFLPLMFPPEVSPRAILLSVLACGLFLPAYYASFRPGTGWWPAAASAVLGYALIPFNPGGNTFIIYAMAMAAHRLPPRAAIGMSAGMLLVMGIEFLWLTREPLGAIGFIAVVAVIGTMVVAGTLYSRMQHRRMAELKLSHDEVRRLAALAERERIARDLHDLLGHTLSVVVLKSELAGKLIGRQPDAARAQIAEVEQVARQALREVREAVTGFRSGDLNAELAAARLVLAGADIELDHAVGDVSIPPPQEAALALGLREAITNVLRHAGASRVQVRLTEEGERICLHISDNGRGGDHVHGNGLRGMHERLAALGGGLEIAHGHARGTHLRLTLPRGDAALPARSAA; translated from the coding sequence GTGACCCACCGCGCGCAGGATGACGCCCCGGCCACCGGCCAGCGCGCGATCGAACTGGACCTGTTCCAGCGGCCGGGCATCGGATTGTTCTACCTGTTCTTCGTGTTCCTGCCGCTGATGTTCCCGCCGGAGGTGAGTCCGCGGGCGATCCTGCTCAGTGTGCTCGCCTGCGGCCTGTTCCTGCCGGCGTACTACGCCTCCTTCCGGCCAGGCACCGGCTGGTGGCCGGCCGCTGCCAGCGCAGTGCTGGGCTATGCGCTGATCCCGTTCAACCCGGGCGGCAACACCTTCATCATCTATGCGATGGCGATGGCGGCGCACCGCCTGCCGCCGCGCGCGGCCATCGGCATGTCGGCCGGGATGCTGCTGGTGATGGGTATCGAGTTCCTGTGGCTGACGCGAGAGCCCTTGGGCGCAATCGGTTTCATCGCGGTGGTCGCGGTGATCGGGACCATGGTGGTCGCCGGAACGCTGTATTCGCGCATGCAACACCGGCGGATGGCCGAGCTCAAGCTGTCGCACGACGAGGTGCGCCGGCTGGCCGCGCTGGCCGAGCGCGAACGCATCGCGCGCGATCTGCACGATCTGCTCGGGCACACGCTGTCCGTGGTGGTGCTGAAGAGCGAACTCGCCGGCAAGCTGATCGGGCGCCAGCCGGATGCGGCCCGCGCGCAGATCGCTGAGGTGGAACAGGTGGCGCGCCAGGCCCTGCGCGAGGTGCGCGAGGCAGTCACCGGCTTCCGCAGCGGCGATCTGAACGCGGAACTGGCGGCCGCAAGGCTGGTGCTGGCCGGCGCCGACATCGAGCTGGATCACGCCGTTGGCGATGTCTCGATCCCGCCGCCGCAGGAGGCCGCGCTGGCACTGGGCCTGCGCGAGGCCATCACCAATGTCCTGCGGCACGCCGGCGCCAGCCGGGTGCAGGTGCGGCTGACCGAGGAGGGCGAGCGGATCTGCCTGCACATCAGCGACAACGGCCGCGGCGGCGACCATGTGCACGGCAACGGCCTGCGCGGGATGCACGAACGCCTGGCCGCGCTCGGCGGCGGCCTGGAAATCGCGCACGGGCATGCTCGCGGCACCCACCTGCGGCTGACACTGCCGCGCGGCGATGCCGCGCTGCCGGCCAGGAGCGCCGCATGA